One Drosophila santomea strain STO CAGO 1482 chromosome X, Prin_Dsan_1.1, whole genome shotgun sequence DNA segment encodes these proteins:
- the LOC120455648 gene encoding armadillo repeat-containing protein 2, whose amino-acid sequence MSLLLRRRSRSETRPQANPVEKTKQPDSDKSEKQQQQQQANHHQMRHHQPHASEQNLNKLGLVSSGSSGNGMGRRKTSAELISEAKMFLGESVNAVPLMATGGARLVSTRRPITPRESGRVLYGKVALAGRPPSAFSMRYLQNEKPSTPRQLPALSGSGPATPMPTRNGALLCQSSTETLIELLKQHSGLKDCSDETVQHINAILQELYTRVRKQERNYKRGFILGGLYGLVECSSPRVLLAVARVVLALRVTGSNLTGACKLIFKVARHEQHDALFHEHDVLELLIDGLGHASPLDEPEACIYAYGCIRFLTASSAQERDDALNRNWIGLESSGESHSLPIPAPMPPALSAISTTLCPRKLTGQQTLVSRLARHGAVELMILHLQMLNEAGATKRLQGPPLHTLYQLSAAMRALADVSQQQQRLQLQLQLACPHLIRAAEVSMGEMEVQANVVRTLSVLSEDTDCCETLHNYAARIGLLLGPSCAGGGQCSERLLAVLSRLGYMLGNILAKHESARIQYFHNDVAMEYLLNILEQLNERSPSSVAHLDAQIKLIRVVANMSVNPEVGAGLGNVRSLGAVLLKLLSKTSEELTKKKSPEQQELLHATLGALHNLCFYQDKQAAVQPLAKGSLQSLIDDLSASLAKVLGNCQTSVTKVELARVLGNLTRNEQARRCFCAAGGLPLMVQQLTKQAAGQDYELRTCAIGVLVNLLGDGEQRGPFLQLRGAELLSLLLRGSLEQEDWFLANIVCQALWNLLIDGHCAANLCQSGNILDEVSDLLADYLDEDRLSPGDDDNDNDEDDPERESENLDVTETDPEAHDALWEDFALVATDLLERIQNNFDRQQQSQALLPQNADNEDDSDVFIEEM is encoded by the exons ATGAGTTTGCTATTGCGGCGACGTTCGCGCAGCGAGACACGTCCTCAGGCGAATCCGGTGGAGAAGACCAAACAGCCGGACTCGGATAAGTcggaaaagcagcagcagcagcagcaggcgaaTCACCACCAGATGCGCCACCACCAGCCGCATGCCAGTGAACAGAATCTGAACAAACTGGGCCTGGTTTCCAGTGGCTCCAGTGGCAATGGAATGGGCAGGCGCAAGACATCCGCGGAACTCATAAGCGAGGCCAAGATGTTCCTGGGCGAATCGGTAAACGCCGTTCCACTGATGGCCACCGGTGGTGCTCGTTTGGTTAGCACTCGACGACCAATTACGCCCCGCGAATCCGGACGAGTTTTATACGGCAAAGTTGCCCTGGCTGGACGTCCACCAAGTGCCTTTTC CATGCGGTATCTGCAGAACGAGAAACCATCGACGCCCCGCCAGTTGCCGGCTCTATCTGGTTCTGGTCCCGCCACACCCATGCCCACCCGGAATGGAGCTCTGCTCTGTCAATCCAGCACAGAAACGCTGATCGAACTGCTCAAGCAGCACAGTGGTCTCAAGGATTGCAGCGACGAGACAGTGCAGCACATTAATGCG ATCCTCCAGGAGCTTTACACTCGTGTCAGAAAGCAAGAGCGCAACTACAAGCGTGGCTTCATCCTAGGCGGACTCTATGGTTTGGTGGAGTGCAGTTCGCCACGCGTTCTTTTGGCTGTGGCTCGCGTGGTTTTGGCT CTTCGGGTGACGGGCAGCAATCTCACGGGTGCCTGCAAGCTGATCTTCAAGGTGGCCAGGCATGAGCAGCACGATGCCCTGTTCCACGAACACGACGTTTTGGAATTGCTCATTGATGGTTTGGGACACGCCTCGCCACTGGATGAGCCGGAGGCTTGCATTTATGCCTATGGTTGCATACGTTTTCTAACCGCCAGCAGTGCCCAGGAGCGGGATGATGCCCTCAACCGCAATTGGATTGGGCTGGAGAGCTCCGGCGAGAGTCACTCGCTGCCCATTCCTGCTCCAATGCCTCCGGCTCTGTCGGCCATCTCGACTACGCTTTGTCCCAGGAAATTGACGGGTCAGCAAACGTTAGTGTCCCGCCTGGCTCGTCATGGAGCCGTGGAGCTGATGATCTTGCACCTGCAGATGTTGAATGAGGCTGGAGCAACCAAACGGCTCCAGGGTCCGCCGCTGCACACACTCTATCAACTGTCGGCGGCTATGAGAGCTCTGGCAGATGTttcccagcaacagcagcgttTGCAGCTTCAATTGCAACTGGCATGTCCACATCTCATCCGAGCGGCCGAGGTATCAATGGGCGAAATGGAGGTCCAGGCCAATGTGGTGCGCACTCTCAG TGTGCTTTCGGAGGACACTGATTGCTGTGAAACGCTGCACAACTATGCTGCCAGGATTGGCCTGCTCCTGGGTCCCTCGTGCGCCGGCGGTGGGCAGTGCAGTGAACGTCTCCTGGCGGTTCTAAGTCGTTTGGGCTACATGCTTGGCAATATACTGGCCAAACACGAATCTGCGCGCATACAG TACTTTCACAACGATGTGGCCATGGAGTATCTTCTGAATATTTTGGAACAGCTGAACGAACGCTCACCCAGCAGTGTGGCTCATTTGGATGCTCAAATCAAGTTGATACGAGTTGTGGCCAATATGAGTGTGAATCCCGAGGTGGGCGCAGGTTTGGGAAATGTCCGTTCCTTGGGCGCTGTGCTGCTGAAGCTTTTGAGCAAGACCAGCGAGGAGTTGACCAAGAAGAAG TCGCCGGAACAGCAGGAGCTTTTGCATGCCACCTTGGGAGCCCTGCACAATCTGTGTTTCTACCAGGACAAACAGGCAGCTGTGCAGCCTTTGGCCAAGGGATCTCTGCAGAGTCTGATTGACGACTTGTCCGCCTCGTTGGCCAAAGTGTTGGGCAACTGCCAGACGTCGGTGACCAAAGTGGAGTTGGCCCGTGTGCTGGGTAACCTGACGAGGAACGAGCAGGCACGTCGTTGTTTCTGTGCCGCCGGAGGATTGCCATTGATGGTGCAGCAACTGACGAAACAGGCAGCTGGCCAGGATTATGAGCTGCGCACCTGTGCCATTGGTGTCCTGGTGAACCTCTTGGGCGATGGCGAACAGCGGGGTCCTTTTCTGCAACTGCGAGGAGCCGAACTGCTGTCGCTACTGCTGCGTGGATCCCTCGAGCAGGAGGACTGGTTTCTGGCCAACATTGTTTGCCAGGCCCTCTGGAATCTTCTCATCGACGGCCATTGTGCGGCTAATCTCTGCCAAAGCGGTAATATACTCGATGAAGTTAGTGATCTGCTGGCCGATTATCTCGATGAGGATCGATTATCACCCGGCGATGACGATAACGACAACGATGAGGATGATCCGGAGCGGGAATCGGAGAATTTGGATGTAACTGAAACGGATCCAGAAGCGCACGATGCCTTGTGGGAGGATTTTGCACTGGTGGCCACCGATCTGCTCGAACGCATCCAAAACAACTTCGATAGGCAGCAGCAATCGCAGGCATTGTTACCCCAAAATGCCGACAACGAGGATGATAGCGATGTATTTATCGAAGAAATGTAG